One genomic window of Roseateles sp. DAIF2 includes the following:
- a CDS encoding tetratricopeptide repeat protein codes for MDKFTFTAAALCALSALFTFGPARAGALEDGIIEIQHDWEVIRYQTPAAEREKRFEALVGKAHRLSESQPGRSEPLIWEGIVVSSLAGEKGGLGALGLVKQARGLYEAAIKIDGSALDGSAFNSLGVLYYKVPGWPLGFGDKEKARELLQRALALNPKGIDPNFFYGEYLLEIKQPTEAIAYLERALQAPARPGRQIADTGRREEARQLIEKARR; via the coding sequence CGCTGTTTACCTTCGGTCCGGCGCGGGCCGGCGCGCTGGAGGACGGCATCATCGAGATCCAGCATGACTGGGAGGTGATCCGCTACCAGACGCCCGCGGCCGAGCGCGAAAAGCGCTTCGAGGCCCTGGTCGGCAAGGCCCATCGCCTGAGCGAAAGCCAGCCCGGCCGCAGCGAGCCCCTGATCTGGGAAGGCATCGTGGTCAGCTCCCTGGCCGGCGAGAAGGGCGGGCTGGGCGCGCTCGGCCTGGTCAAGCAGGCCAGGGGCCTGTACGAGGCGGCGATCAAGATTGACGGTTCGGCGCTGGACGGCTCCGCCTTCAACAGCCTCGGGGTGCTGTATTACAAGGTGCCCGGCTGGCCGCTGGGTTTCGGCGACAAGGAGAAGGCGCGCGAGCTGCTGCAGCGCGCCCTGGCGCTCAATCCCAAGGGCATCGACCCCAATTTCTTCTACGGCGAGTACCTGCTGGAAATCAAGCAACCCACCGAGGCGATTGCCTACCTAGAGCGCGCGCTGCAGGCGCCGGCCCGCCCCGGCCGGCAGATCGCCGACACCGGCCGGCGCGAGGAGGCCCGCCAACTGATCGAGAAGGCCAGGCGCTGA